In the genome of Spirochaetia bacterium, one region contains:
- the recO gene encoding DNA repair protein RecO, translating to MDYLSKLGVMVERNVTAQAIVLQNRKSGESNRNLTLLSKELGIFEVTCYGMRKPKAGIHVRQFMEGVFYLYYYQTHKRFVLKDFNPLKTNDGILLDYAHVVSADLLCEFVLKTGCDDMTYAYRLLSRSLELLCLGNIPEDLIVIQFLLRLIRENGFFSSFERCPVCDREIDAQEVMSFTSHLSAPCCEQCGDLGATMILPPGARRYLSLTMDMELDQALEVRLTVQTGARIRAYMQRWAMHVIGRPFRSLDAQVAAVKN from the coding sequence TTGGACTACCTTTCGAAACTGGGGGTAATGGTGGAACGCAATGTAACGGCGCAGGCAATAGTCCTGCAGAACAGAAAATCCGGCGAAAGCAACCGAAACTTGACATTGTTGAGCAAGGAGCTTGGGATTTTTGAAGTTACGTGCTATGGGATGCGTAAGCCAAAAGCTGGCATACATGTGCGCCAGTTTATGGAAGGTGTGTTTTATTTATACTATTATCAGACCCATAAGCGTTTTGTGTTGAAAGATTTCAATCCGCTGAAAACCAATGATGGCATTCTCTTGGATTATGCACATGTAGTCAGTGCCGATCTGCTGTGTGAGTTTGTACTGAAGACTGGCTGCGATGATATGACGTATGCATACCGGTTGCTTTCCAGAAGTTTGGAATTGCTTTGTCTTGGAAATATTCCGGAAGATTTGATTGTCATTCAATTCCTTCTGCGTCTGATTAGGGAAAACGGTTTTTTTTCTTCATTTGAGCGTTGTCCGGTCTGTGACAGGGAAATAGATGCACAGGAAGTCATGTCCTTTACTTCTCATCTGAGTGCTCCTTGCTGTGAACAGTGCGGAGACCTGGGGGCAACCATGATACTACCTCCAGGGGCGCGGCGGTATCTCAGCCTGACGATGGACATGGAACTGGACCAGGCACTTGAGGTCCGGCTGACCGTACAGACCGGTGCCAGGATCCGAGCTTACATGCAACGCTGGGCCATGCATGTGATAGGCCGCCCTTTCCGTAGTTTGGATGCCCAGGTTGCTGCTGTAAAGAACTGA
- the arcC gene encoding carbamate kinase, with the protein MANGKLIVIAIGGNSLIEDAKHVTVHAQYEAARKTAHHIVRLVQAGNRVVIAHGNGPQVGYILLRAEYSRKILHDVPLDSCVADTQGAIGYQLQMALDNEFIQVGLHPQVTTIVTQVEVDAKDPSFDAPSKPIGSFMSEEDAKEMMEKNGWVCKEDAGRGWRRVVPSPKPTHIIEIETIRALTEAGVVVIAAGGGGIPVVRESNGMLSGRDAVIDKDLAAAMLAKQLNADLFVISTAVEKVCLNFGKPNQQTLDTINLEEAGKFMEAGHFAPGSMLPKIQAMVDFVGHTGNTGLITDPAHIYDALYGNAGTKIVR; encoded by the coding sequence ATGGCCAATGGGAAATTGATCGTCATAGCCATCGGAGGTAATTCGCTTATTGAAGATGCAAAGCATGTTACCGTCCATGCCCAATATGAGGCAGCCAGAAAAACGGCGCATCACATCGTTCGCTTGGTACAGGCCGGCAACAGGGTCGTCATAGCCCATGGCAACGGCCCCCAGGTCGGCTACATACTCTTAAGGGCGGAATATTCCAGGAAGATACTGCATGACGTCCCGTTGGATTCATGCGTAGCTGATACCCAAGGTGCCATCGGCTATCAACTGCAGATGGCATTGGACAATGAATTCATCCAAGTGGGACTTCATCCACAGGTAACGACAATAGTAACCCAGGTAGAAGTTGATGCAAAAGATCCTTCTTTCGATGCGCCTTCAAAACCGATCGGTTCGTTCATGAGTGAAGAGGATGCAAAAGAAATGATGGAAAAGAACGGCTGGGTCTGCAAGGAAGATGCAGGAAGAGGCTGGCGAAGGGTCGTCCCAAGTCCAAAGCCCACGCATATCATTGAAATCGAAACGATACGGGCCCTGACAGAAGCCGGCGTAGTGGTGATAGCTGCCGGAGGCGGTGGCATTCCTGTAGTAAGAGAGAGCAATGGGATGCTCTCTGGCAGGGATGCAGTCATTGACAAGGATCTGGCAGCAGCAATGCTGGCAAAACAGCTCAATGCAGACCTGTTTGTCATAAGCACGGCTGTCGAAAAAGTCTGCCTGAACTTCGGCAAGCCGAACCAGCAGACCCTTGATACCATCAATCTCGAAGAAGCAGGAAAATTCATGGAAGCAGGCCATTTCGCACCGGGCTCCATGTTGCCGAAGATCCAGGCAATGGTAGATTTCGTCGGACATACAGGCAATACAGGACTTATCACGGACCCAGCTCATATATATGATGCTCTCTACGGCAATGCAGGAACAAAGATCGTAAGGTAG
- a CDS encoding MFS transporter, producing MRNPLGIYKGLHHEIYVMAFASFINCFGEFITLFFSLYLTQKLGYTTATAGIMVSALFIAHIPGSLLGGKLCDRFGRKGQMIWSQTAMAVCYLTCGFFLTKSFAPYLIILGKFFDGITDPAREALEADITGPKDRQAAFSLIYFAINVAYATGPLLAAFLYTTHPSWLFWGSGLLQLVAMIIVLVLVSETLPTKEVVSESKKTETAERAETGSTLKAFLARPQLIWFSFGILLCNFAYSQTTFSLPLETESLFGVNGAKLYGTIVTVNAGLILLANPLVLAWSKKRNEIRSLVMAAILFTIAFTLFAFIHIPWQFYLLTVIFTLGELLVNNNEAAYRFNNIPINFRGRLGAVVKMFWTAGKLLGPLFGGMLLSAFSYHGLWLAAGTGASIAVLCFAMLGNKKFQTDKILHKDAGTKS from the coding sequence ATGAGGAACCCTTTGGGTATCTATAAGGGATTGCATCATGAGATCTACGTCATGGCATTTGCTTCATTCATCAACTGCTTCGGTGAGTTCATAACATTGTTCTTCTCTCTTTACTTGACACAGAAACTTGGATATACCACAGCAACGGCAGGCATTATGGTCTCTGCCTTGTTCATTGCGCATATCCCTGGTTCCCTACTTGGAGGAAAGCTTTGTGATCGGTTCGGCAGAAAGGGACAAATGATCTGGAGCCAGACTGCCATGGCAGTGTGTTACCTTACATGTGGATTCTTTCTTACCAAATCCTTTGCTCCATATCTTATCATCCTAGGCAAATTCTTCGATGGTATCACCGACCCTGCCAGAGAAGCCTTGGAAGCTGATATTACAGGTCCCAAAGACCGCCAGGCTGCTTTCAGCCTCATTTATTTTGCCATCAATGTTGCTTATGCAACAGGGCCTCTTTTGGCAGCTTTTCTTTATACAACGCATCCAAGCTGGCTCTTCTGGGGAAGCGGATTGTTACAACTTGTTGCTATGATCATCGTACTGGTTCTGGTATCAGAAACATTGCCAACAAAAGAAGTTGTTTCAGAAAGTAAAAAAACAGAAACTGCAGAACGGGCTGAAACTGGTTCGACATTGAAGGCCTTCCTTGCACGTCCTCAGTTGATTTGGTTTTCTTTTGGAATCCTCCTATGTAATTTTGCCTATAGCCAGACCACGTTTTCTCTACCACTGGAAACTGAAAGCTTGTTCGGAGTTAATGGCGCCAAGCTCTACGGAACCATTGTCACAGTCAACGCAGGACTTATCCTTCTTGCAAATCCACTTGTGCTTGCATGGAGCAAAAAGAGAAATGAGATTCGAAGCCTGGTTATGGCGGCAATCTTGTTTACCATTGCATTTACCCTGTTTGCCTTTATCCATATACCTTGGCAGTTCTATCTGTTGACAGTAATTTTTACTCTTGGAGAACTGCTGGTAAACAACAACGAAGCCGCCTATCGGTTCAATAACATACCGATCAACTTCAGGGGAAGACTCGGTGCAGTGGTCAAGATGTTCTGGACTGCAGGAAAACTATTAGGGCCACTTTTTGGTGGTATGCTGCTGAGTGCTTTTTCTTACCATGGACTTTGGCTTGCCGCAGGAACCGGCGCCAGCATAGCAGTTCTCTGCTTTGCCATGTTAGGAAACAAGAAATTCCAAACTGATAAAATTCTTCACAAAGATGCAGGAACAAAGAGCTGA
- a CDS encoding TfoX/Sxy family protein encodes MASQQEFVQYLTDQMQNAGCITYRKMFGEYGLYCNGKIFALVCDDQLFIKITDAGHRLRPELAKMPPYAGAKDYFLIEDIDDSETLVALVTATCEELSEQKPRKRKRTT; translated from the coding sequence ATGGCATCACAGCAGGAATTTGTACAATATCTCACGGACCAGATGCAAAATGCAGGGTGTATCACCTATCGCAAGATGTTCGGTGAGTATGGGTTATATTGTAACGGGAAAATCTTTGCACTTGTTTGTGATGATCAGCTTTTTATAAAAATTACGGATGCAGGACACAGACTTCGTCCTGAATTGGCAAAGATGCCACCTTATGCAGGAGCAAAGGACTATTTCCTCATCGAGGATATTGATGATTCAGAAACCTTAGTGGCTTTGGTAACTGCAACCTGTGAAGAATTATCAGAACAAAAGCCAAGAAAGCGAAAACGTACAACATGA
- a CDS encoding AEC family transporter: MDIVTNTASSILKLFVILAIGMIGMKKGIFTQEGNKKLTDLLLDIVSPILIFTSYQTPFSPAKLHSLLQVIALSFLSMGVAIFFSIIAVSKHAQSKDYLVDRMSLMYTNCGFIGLPLLQVMFGKEGVFLVTGYISVFQIICWSYGVVMLKGKVTGKDLLNILLNPNMIAIFIGLPCYVTGFTLPDIILAPMQQIAAMNTPLAMLVVGASLAMNSFKDLFLSARGYFITIMHNIVYPVLFLIFGRLLLAKLGWPNDIVWLTVLVSTACPIGSTSPMFALRFGRDNTYASALLGLSTLVCIGTIPAILFANGLISF, encoded by the coding sequence ATGGATATAGTGACAAATACGGCTTCTTCCATCCTAAAACTCTTCGTAATATTGGCAATCGGGATGATAGGGATGAAAAAAGGCATCTTTACCCAAGAGGGTAACAAGAAGCTGACGGACCTATTGCTGGATATCGTTTCGCCCATCCTTATCTTCACCAGCTACCAGACACCTTTCTCTCCTGCAAAGCTCCATTCGCTCCTGCAGGTCATTGCTTTGTCTTTCCTCTCCATGGGTGTTGCCATATTCTTTTCCATCATCGCTGTCAGCAAGCATGCACAGAGCAAGGACTATCTGGTCGACAGGATGTCCCTGATGTACACGAACTGTGGATTCATCGGATTGCCGTTGCTGCAGGTAATGTTCGGCAAGGAAGGAGTTTTCCTTGTCACTGGTTACATCTCCGTCTTCCAAATCATCTGCTGGTCATACGGCGTGGTCATGCTGAAAGGCAAGGTAACAGGTAAGGACCTGCTCAATATCTTGCTGAATCCTAACATGATAGCCATATTCATAGGACTTCCCTGCTATGTGACAGGTTTCACGCTACCGGATATCATACTTGCCCCCATGCAGCAGATAGCTGCAATGAACACGCCGCTTGCAATGCTGGTTGTCGGAGCTTCATTGGCTATGAATTCATTCAAGGACCTGTTCCTTTCTGCCAGAGGATACTTCATTACCATCATGCATAATATCGTCTATCCCGTCCTGTTCCTGATCTTCGGCAGATTGCTTCTGGCCAAACTGGGTTGGCCAAATGATATCGTCTGGCTGACGGTCCTGGTTTCAACGGCCTGCCCTATAGGTTCCACAAGTCCGATGTTTGCACTGCGCTTCGGACGCGACAATACCTATGCTTCTGCATTGTTGGGGTTGTCGACACTGGTCTGTATCGGAACTATCCCGGCAATACTTTTCGCAAATGGTCTCATTTCTTTCTGA
- a CDS encoding chitobiase/beta-hexosaminidase C-terminal domain-containing protein, whose product MKSAICVYKLLFIALLSVLPLLAGCQEPDPYGELQLGLDEGTSKSITPGSSAKVTQVSFWGEETNSSKTLSKQTLILGEKNTVSSIPVGTWDFHVEGMNSDGTVITEQADATGVAVNSGKTSSISFTLHYLTSDTGTYSIGISWPEDLSSTFTKVEASLGDSWYEGTASGGSATVSGSADAGDYMVGVRFTNPSGTQITFSGMDMVNVFTGLESSGTISFEDADFTKAAQPTISTGDVTGGKQVTMATDTAEAAIYYTTDGTDPATSSTRESYTAPFTFAESKTIEAVAVKADLLDSEEASRAVTVSAAVTPTFSLSSGDTQDVAISCKTSGATVHYRYAVGSGSYGDWTEGMAVRVTQGKELKVEAYAEKDGMVRSATGTQTYSVASSSGFSKTTGTYSNTFTLTLTGDTIRYKVGSGTYKTYSSSGISITSTGTTVTAFNEASGEVNSAPVSNTYTLKVATPVISQSATTGGQKVSISCGTSGATIHYTTDGSTPTASSTIGTSLTLTSGKTVKAIAVKDNFASSGVASKAVAVSTVTTPTFSPTGCTFSDTQSVTMTSTSGATIYYTTDGTTPTTSSSHITSGGSIPLSATTTIKAMAVKSGMANSAVATSGEYTKKITYTIGSTGPAGGKVFYDKGSYSDGWRYLEAAPYDEGYYIWGGYGTSVSTYTAIGTGKANTEAIVGALGSGTYAARLCYDKTLNGYRDWFLPSRDELYEMYRQRNSIGGFRSDWYWSSSQSSDCSAYSVDFYDGSKVDSHRGSNNYVRAVRAF is encoded by the coding sequence GTGAAATCTGCTATATGTGTATATAAACTTTTGTTCATTGCTTTGCTTTCTGTTCTGCCTTTGTTGGCAGGTTGTCAGGAACCTGATCCCTACGGTGAACTGCAGCTTGGCTTAGACGAAGGTACTTCCAAGTCGATAACTCCCGGAAGCAGTGCCAAGGTCACCCAGGTGTCCTTCTGGGGGGAAGAGACGAACAGCAGCAAGACGCTTTCCAAGCAGACCTTGATCCTCGGTGAAAAGAATACGGTCTCCAGCATTCCCGTAGGCACCTGGGACTTCCATGTGGAAGGGATGAACAGCGACGGGACGGTGATCACCGAACAGGCCGATGCAACCGGAGTCGCAGTCAACTCAGGGAAGACGAGTTCCATCAGCTTCACCCTGCATTACCTTACAAGTGACACCGGGACCTATAGCATAGGGATAAGCTGGCCGGAAGACCTGTCATCGACCTTTACCAAGGTTGAGGCAAGCCTTGGGGACAGTTGGTATGAAGGGACAGCAAGCGGGGGCAGTGCGACGGTGAGTGGCAGTGCCGATGCCGGTGACTACATGGTAGGGGTGAGGTTCACCAATCCTTCCGGTACACAGATTACTTTCTCAGGGATGGACATGGTGAACGTGTTCACGGGGCTGGAGTCGAGCGGGACGATAAGCTTCGAGGACGCTGACTTTACCAAGGCGGCACAGCCGACGATAAGCACAGGTGATGTTACCGGCGGCAAGCAGGTGACCATGGCAACCGATACAGCAGAAGCGGCAATCTACTACACGACAGATGGGACTGACCCTGCGACCAGCAGTACGAGAGAGAGCTATACGGCTCCGTTCACCTTTGCAGAGAGCAAGACGATAGAGGCAGTTGCCGTGAAGGCTGACCTGCTGGACTCAGAGGAAGCCAGCCGAGCTGTTACGGTTTCTGCTGCAGTGACACCGACCTTCAGCCTGAGTTCAGGAGATACGCAAGATGTTGCCATCAGCTGCAAGACTAGCGGAGCAACCGTCCATTACCGGTATGCGGTAGGCAGCGGAAGCTACGGGGACTGGACAGAAGGGATGGCAGTGCGGGTGACGCAGGGCAAGGAGCTCAAGGTGGAGGCCTATGCAGAAAAGGACGGGATGGTCAGGTCTGCCACAGGGACACAGACCTACAGTGTTGCCTCAAGTTCGGGCTTCAGCAAGACCACAGGAACCTACAGCAATACATTTACGTTGACACTGACTGGCGATACCATACGCTACAAGGTAGGAAGCGGTACCTACAAAACATATTCCTCGTCAGGCATCAGCATCACAAGCACAGGGACGACGGTCACGGCATTCAACGAGGCAAGCGGGGAAGTGAACTCTGCACCTGTGAGCAACACCTATACCCTGAAGGTGGCGACACCAGTCATTTCCCAGAGTGCAACGACAGGCGGGCAGAAGGTAAGCATCAGCTGTGGAACCAGCGGAGCAACCATCCACTATACGACGGACGGGAGTACTCCGACTGCATCGAGTACAATAGGGACGAGCCTTACCCTGACAAGTGGCAAGACGGTGAAGGCCATAGCGGTGAAGGACAACTTTGCCAGTTCTGGAGTGGCAAGTAAGGCAGTTGCAGTTTCAACAGTAACGACACCGACTTTCAGTCCTACAGGCTGTACCTTCAGTGATACGCAAAGCGTAACAATGACAAGTACCAGTGGGGCCACCATCTACTACACGACAGATGGTACTACACCGACGACAAGTAGCAGCCATATTACATCAGGAGGAAGCATTCCCCTGAGTGCTACGACTACAATAAAAGCCATGGCGGTGAAGAGTGGCATGGCAAATTCTGCGGTTGCAACAAGCGGAGAATATACGAAGAAAATTACCTATACGATCGGTAGTACTGGACCTGCGGGAGGTAAGGTGTTCTATGACAAGGGTTCCTATAGCGATGGCTGGCGGTATCTTGAAGCGGCACCTTATGATGAAGGATATTATATCTGGGGAGGCTATGGTACATCAGTCTCGACGTATACTGCAATCGGGACAGGGAAGGCAAACACTGAGGCAATTGTGGGGGCACTTGGAAGCGGCACCTATGCAGCAAGGTTGTGCTATGACAAGACACTGAACGGATACAGGGACTGGTTCCTGCCATCAAGGGATGAGTTATATGAAATGTATAGGCAAAGAAATAGTATCGGAGGATTCAGGAGCGATTGGTATTGGAGTTCTTCTCAGTCCAGCGATTGCAGCGCGTACAGCGTGGACTTCTACGATGGCAGCAAAGTCGACAGCCACAGGGGCAGCAACAACTATGTGCGGGCTGTGCGGGCTTTCTGA
- a CDS encoding DUF4105 domain-containing protein: MMLFSLPLLCYDNPMHLRKFNFTLIAVWLSLVPLFGASLAGNHLSNPFPSEKELTSCSFSEPLSDNQKKILDTYDIYLVSIASGNPVWEWFGHTALLLERPGKEGVVYDYGVFNNREKNFYFHFIEGKMYYQLDLSYAAGRLGYTVEEDRSIKLTKLNLSPEEKAGIIDFLGYNATEKNKVYLYHFFKDNCATRIRDILDKVSDGKLKQATAHDNAGTYRSLSLPYMSQNMFIGWFLNFIMGQPCDKKISSWDAMFLPERLEKTIQDKTPDMFANTKVYYQETAGIRKSPFSDAFFIYLCFPLLFVLGLNLLFLLSRRLRSHLPYGILMTIVAALLLVLSLVLAFLMFFSDLDPAWFNENFIFVNPVTAGLLLASAIRIIRKRNPRSLLHFAKVCRLEAIFIAVYLLVKLILHSTILFQDNYNIVLPILLFYIMQAPQKRLKIRLDGNKVS; the protein is encoded by the coding sequence ATGATGCTTTTCTCTCTACCCCTCCTGTGCTATGATAATCCCATGCATCTGAGGAAATTCAACTTCACCCTTATCGCCGTGTGGCTTTCTTTGGTCCCGTTGTTCGGAGCCAGTCTTGCCGGCAATCATCTGTCAAATCCTTTTCCAAGTGAAAAGGAATTGACTTCCTGCAGTTTTTCAGAGCCACTTTCGGACAACCAGAAGAAAATCCTTGATACCTACGATATCTACCTCGTTTCCATTGCTTCCGGGAATCCAGTCTGGGAATGGTTCGGGCATACGGCCCTGCTTCTGGAACGGCCAGGAAAGGAAGGGGTTGTCTATGACTATGGGGTCTTCAACAACCGTGAAAAGAATTTCTATTTCCACTTCATCGAAGGAAAAATGTACTATCAGCTTGACTTATCATATGCTGCCGGCCGATTGGGTTATACCGTGGAGGAAGATAGAAGCATCAAGTTGACAAAGCTCAACCTAAGCCCGGAGGAAAAGGCAGGAATCATTGACTTCCTCGGTTACAATGCAACTGAAAAGAACAAGGTCTATCTCTATCATTTTTTCAAGGACAACTGTGCTACCAGGATACGGGATATACTCGACAAGGTCTCTGACGGCAAGTTGAAACAAGCCACGGCCCATGACAATGCAGGGACCTATCGATCACTTTCCCTCCCTTATATGAGTCAGAATATGTTCATTGGCTGGTTCCTCAATTTCATCATGGGACAGCCTTGTGATAAGAAGATCAGCAGTTGGGACGCCATGTTTCTTCCAGAACGGCTGGAAAAGACCATCCAAGACAAAACACCGGATATGTTTGCAAATACAAAGGTATATTACCAAGAAACGGCCGGCATACGAAAATCGCCCTTCAGCGATGCATTCTTCATATATCTTTGCTTCCCCCTTCTGTTCGTACTGGGGCTAAATCTACTTTTTCTGTTGTCCAGGCGTCTGAGAAGCCATTTGCCATACGGAATTCTCATGACTATCGTTGCAGCATTGCTGCTTGTCCTTTCACTGGTACTTGCCTTCCTCATGTTCTTTTCGGATCTCGATCCCGCCTGGTTCAACGAAAACTTCATTTTCGTCAACCCTGTGACAGCAGGTCTTTTGCTTGCTTCTGCCATCAGGATCATACGGAAAAGGAATCCAAGGAGCCTCTTGCATTTTGCAAAGGTCTGTCGCCTTGAAGCAATATTCATTGCTGTCTACTTGTTGGTAAAACTGATTCTTCACTCCACTATATTGTTCCAGGACAATTACAACATCGTACTCCCCATCCTTCTTTTCTATATTATGCAAGCCCCACAGAAACGCCTGAAAATCCGTCTGGACGGCAACAAAGTCAGTTAA
- a CDS encoding U32 family peptidase, with the protein MVELLSPAGDFDKLKTALAFGADAAYMGLPAYSLRANARNIALDDKEALEQLRVKTGKKLYLATNILFHQDQIEHFEKSAGELASWPFDAFIVSDLGAMDILKEYCPDKEIHISTQASCLNARAAKTYYRLGAKRVILGREASIDDIKRIKDAVPELQIETFVHGAMCMAYSGRCLLSAFFAGRSGNQGDCAHSCRWHYRLAEKKPADLALEELERPGEYYPISEENGYTTILSSKDLCMIDHLQDLIDAGVDSLKIEGRMKSLYYVAVVTRAYRKALDHVDDWKEYRKDLFNISHREYSTGFFYGNNNKLDDDINTPTIDGYERNYLFIGIIHDEVKPGIWSLDVRFQVKKGQRLEYIGKDVLHLIDDDYTLLDDQFNEVSQIDHCKVQYLKTDKPVKNGYIIRRLNEGDLRSTALLPEQNNT; encoded by the coding sequence ATGGTTGAGCTCCTCAGCCCGGCCGGAGATTTTGATAAACTTAAGACGGCGTTGGCTTTCGGGGCCGACGCCGCTTATATGGGGCTTCCTGCTTATTCGCTTAGGGCAAATGCCCGTAACATTGCCTTGGATGACAAGGAAGCTCTTGAGCAACTGAGGGTTAAGACCGGTAAGAAACTGTATCTGGCAACCAATATCCTGTTTCATCAGGATCAGATTGAGCACTTTGAAAAAAGTGCAGGAGAGCTTGCTTCCTGGCCTTTCGATGCTTTCATTGTGTCTGACTTAGGAGCCATGGATATACTGAAGGAATATTGTCCGGATAAGGAGATCCATATTTCCACCCAGGCAAGTTGCCTCAATGCCAGAGCTGCAAAGACATACTACAGGCTTGGTGCGAAAAGAGTCATTCTTGGCCGTGAGGCTTCGATCGACGATATCAAGCGAATCAAGGATGCCGTGCCTGAACTCCAGATAGAAACGTTTGTCCATGGTGCCATGTGCATGGCCTATTCAGGCCGTTGTCTCCTTTCTGCTTTCTTTGCAGGGAGGTCCGGCAACCAGGGTGACTGTGCCCATTCCTGCCGGTGGCATTATCGGCTAGCTGAAAAGAAGCCTGCTGACCTTGCTCTTGAAGAGCTTGAACGACCAGGGGAATACTATCCTATCAGCGAGGAAAACGGCTATACGACCATCCTCAGTTCAAAGGATCTGTGCATGATTGACCATCTGCAGGATCTCATTGATGCTGGTGTCGATTCCTTAAAGATTGAAGGCAGGATGAAAAGCCTCTACTATGTAGCAGTTGTTACCAGGGCATACAGGAAAGCTCTTGACCATGTAGATGACTGGAAGGAATATCGCAAGGATTTGTTCAATATCAGCCATAGGGAATACTCTACGGGCTTCTTCTATGGCAACAATAACAAGTTGGATGATGATATCAACACACCTACTATCGACGGCTATGAGAGAAATTACTTGTTTATCGGTATCATTCATGATGAAGTCAAACCAGGGATATGGAGCCTTGATGTCCGGTTCCAAGTCAAGAAAGGCCAAAGGTTGGAATATATCGGAAAGGATGTCCTGCATCTGATTGATGATGACTATACACTGTTGGATGACCAGTTCAATGAAGTTTCCCAGATTGACCATTGCAAAGTCCAGTACCTGAAGACTGACAAACCTGTAAAAAACGGGTATATCATCAGACGTCTGAATGAAGGTGATCTGAGGTCAACGGCATTGCTTCCAGAACAGAACAATACATAG